In a single window of the Fusarium falciforme chromosome 3, complete sequence genome:
- a CDS encoding 5'-deoxynucleotidase, with the protein MPETAPAGISACPDAAEPWTVEKALAGNDLVQGSNSPISLFHLLGGLKTTKREGWKRHGINPESVADHSYRMGMIAMFAPQGLDQVKCMKMCMVHDVAESVVGDITPFSGVSKTEKARRETATIEYIATRWGGPHTSELRELWHEFEAAETPEAQFAQDIDKIDLLLQAVEYEKDGKGQRDLGEFMGVARKLRTKAGKAWADEILLEREKLWEGREHIRGEHAEKGGVSTEAQKLQDAYYA; encoded by the exons ATGCCAGAAACAGCCCCAGCGGGTATATCAGCCTGTCCAG ATGCCGCTGAGCCATGGACGGTTGAAAAGGCCTTGGCTGGCAATGATTTGGTTCAAGGGTCCAACTCACCGATCTCCCTATTTCATCTTCTAGGGGGTCTCAAGACGACAAAGCGAGAGGGATGGAAGAGACATGGAATCAA CCCCGAGTCGGTTGCAGACCATTCATATAGAATGGGTATGATAGCCATGTTCGCTCCTCAGGGTCTCGATCAGGTCAAGTGTATGAAGATGTGTATGGTCCACGACGTTGCTGAATCAGTCGTGGGCGACATCACCCCGTTCAGTGGAGTATCCAAGACCGAGAAAGCCAGAAGGGAAACGGCCACCATCGAGTACATTGCTACTAGATGGGGCGGGCCTCATACCTCTGAGCTACGAGAACTATGGCACGAGTTCGAGGCTGCTGAGACTCCAGAGGCCCAATTTGCGCAGGATATTGACAAGATCGACCTCTTGCTGCAGGCTGTCGAGTACGAGAAGGATGGCAAGGGTCAGCGAGACCTCGGCGAATTCATGGGAGTTGCGCGTAAGCTGCGTACCAAGGCCGGCAAGGCATGGGCGGACGAGATCCTActggagagggagaagctcTGGGAGGGCCGTGAGCATATCAGAGGAGAACATGCAGAGAAGGGTGGTGTGTCCACAGAGGCTCAGAAGCTGCAGGACGCATACTATGCCTAG